The following are encoded together in the Daphnia magna isolate NIES linkage group LG8, ASM2063170v1.1, whole genome shotgun sequence genome:
- the LOC116936335 gene encoding RE1-silencing transcription factor isoform X1, translating into MKKCCISSCPKPENLVCFDIPKDLERRKEWMININRDPNVLSVTNDDAAAAVCSLHFKQSDYIYLLHGDQTTKRKISEHSVPSVFPWTHDWYSNYTAEMEIAQLNERSSHSTDSQTSIPNMGLPEGEAVQLGNVESLGINTYVAVVENACPDSSANDSNSRLSTENRKNLLVKSIQSKSTHQGIQLSTSTSNSTSRVETSEDEDINCFNILSQVHYSCTGCEFKSKDIISLKEHRMKHHPEVQLESANVNRTERKCHETRNSETPIRQCHTQEENKYSSQLPVQAFQCDEKGKKRKSSCVKGPRESKDNHLGQQKHGKETDFGIEVSVVNHSQTSSKNMDPSSALFSKKDSSQPSKRHVRNCYPCTQCSFRTPNARKLKAHVKQNHRVTANTSKEQQSRLSLPKENEMRTSCRAFPGVSQSDLKKRRIKGHLYYFCPAPNCSYRAKDSRRIFHHCQADHDLTIDQNYPCSNSYLKKTMSSSLASSDQEPCGTSKTSDNTGPGRYFCESCNYSVNKKSRLKNHRRRHTENSGYRCSICSYSVPMKRQLTYHVTNHHSEGFSCNLCNYKAKTLTEKNNHHASAHKAATAGKTSSHSSEQLSNSDCDLQHVCSQCSFKTSSRERFDMHEKTHVPDSVGSSTEELDIEDTQKKTTRKMKRKREDSSSSIRTVKLIERLVYQCPHCSFWARAVSSFHQHLMAHEKKTTFKCSHCDFSSRYRTAITKHIKESPKETHRSACWNMTKPVPENQYPEYLKTSLIPELEYSGTRKITNLVSDEELKREALSDSSDSSWKLSGESSLANNTDDGSRDWVPSSSLSSAQMRDDSSSSLSFEITSDSSSEYDRKPSSSSSASSDSRSEAKNQSSVKNSPTTDMSSSSLTNGIVLRSSSSTRRHRRKRLRIHSDEEIEQQSPLKPATVPASNDAGDEEIKLSVLDVQQETNIQPQILATFPQGRFPVLDDALAERQAMEQKVKEAQDRINEMRTEQLKMVETDSASETELLKLKERKNVAEQRLMKLCGQKIEAELQLRTEQCQELKFSLAMYEPGQESEFNKSVLVESQKLVSKTVVELEAKLTEIKKAIADLREEIEILDCQMKESEESHAGAAQLLEIFESEMSEKETELVRLQEDLAKSVSNIRQLVAEERKLIGTRTTMCKEELKRLYMKGLSKIREKERDLLNALDGYVSDKSVSPNVSETI; encoded by the exons atgaaaaaatgttgtATTTCCTCCTGTCCTAAGCCTGAAAATTTGGTTTGTTTTGACATACCAAAAGATCTTGAGAGAAGAAAGGAGTGGATGATCAACATCAACAGAGATCCAAATGTTCTTTCAGTAACAAATGatgatgctgctgctgcagtCTGTTCACTTCATTTTAAACAGAGTGATTACATATATCTTTTGCATGGTGATCAAActactaaaagaaaaatctctGAGCACTCTGTACCATCTGTTTTTCCATGGACACATGACTGGTATAGCAATTATACTGCAGAGATGGAAATTGCACAACTGAATGAAAGATCCTCACATTCAACTGATTCTCAAACTTCAATTCCAAACATGGGGCTCCCAGAGGGGGAGGCAGTTCAGCTGGGGAATGTTGAATCACTTGGCATTAACACTTATGTCGCTGTTGTTGAAAATGCATGTCCTGATTCTTCTGCCAATGATTCAAATAG CAGATTAAGTACAGAAAATAGGAAAAACTTGTTAGTGAAGTCCATACAGTCAAAGTCTACTCATCAAGGGATACAACTTTCAACATCCACGTCTAATTCGACTTCTCGTGTTGAGACCTCCGAAGACGAAGACATCAATTGTTTTAATATACTGTCCCAGGTCCATTACAGTTGTACAGGCTGTGAATTCAAGAGCAAAGACATTATCTCTCTAAAGGAACATCGGATGAAACATCATCCCGAAGTACAGCTGGAATCCGCTAACGTAAACCGGACGGAGAGGAAGTGTCATGAAACGAGAAATTCCGAAACTCCCATTCGGCAATGTCATAcccaagaagaaaacaaatactCATCTCAATTACCCGTACAAGCCTTTCAATGtgacgaaaaaggaaaaaagcgCAAGTCTTCCTGCGTAAAAGGTCCACGAGAGTCCAAAGATAATCATCTTGGTCAACAAAAGCACGGAAAGGAAACTGATTTCGGGATTGAGGTTTCGGTTgtaaaccattcacaaacaagtAGTAAGAATATGGATCCGTCTTCAGCCTTATTTTCCAAGAAGGATAGTTCACAGCCTTCAAAAAGGCACGTAAGAAACTGTTATCCTTGTACACAGTGTTCATTTCGAACACCAAATGCCAGAAAATTGAAAGCGCATGTGAAACAAAATCATCGCGTAACAGCCAATACTTCAAAAGAACAACAATCGAGACTATCACttccaaaagaaaacgaaatgcGGACGTCTTGCAGGGCATTCCCTGGCGTGAGCCAGTCCGATTTGAAAAAACGCCGAATTAAAGGccatttatattatttttgcCCTGCCCCAAATTGCTCCTACCGAGCGAAGGATTCACGTCGTATTTTCCATCATTGTCAAGCGGACCATGATCTCACAATCGACCAAAATTACCCTTGTTCAAATTCTTATTTGAAAAAGACCATGTCATCATCATTGGCCAGTAGTGATCAAGAGCCATGCGGAACGAGTAAAACATCTGATAATACTGGGCCTGGCCGATACTTCTGTGAGTCATGTAACTATTCTGTCAATAAAAAATCTCGTCTAAAGAACCATAGACGTAGGCATACGGAAAATTCTGGGTATCGCTGTAGCATATGCTCGTACTCAGTTCCAATGAAACGCCAACTTACCTATCACGTAACCAATCACCATTCAGAGGGCTTTTCTTGTAACCTTTGCAATTACAAAGCAAAAACCTTGACTGAAAAGAATAACCATCACGCAAGTGCCCACAAGGCGGCGACTGCTGGGAAAACTTCATCCCATTCATCAGAGCAGCTATCTAATTCAGACTGTGATTTGCAACATGTCTGCTCCCAGTGTTCTTTCAAAACTTCTTCTCGGGAACGATTTGACATGCATGAg AAAACGCACGTGCCCGATTCTGTGGGTTCATCCACGGAGGAATTGGACATTGAGGACactcaaaagaaaacaaccaGAAAG ATGAAAAGGAAACGTGAAGATTCCAGCAGCAGCATTCGGACTGTCAAACTTATCGAACGCCTCGTTTACCAATGTCCTCACTGTAGTTTTTGGGCTCGAGCTGTGTCCAGTTTCCACCAACATCTTATGgcgcacgaaaaaaaaactacattCAAATGTTCCCATTGCGATTTCAGCTCTCGTTATCGCACTGCCATAACCAAACACATTAAGGAAAGCCCGAAGGAAACTCACAGATCAGCTTGCTGGAATATGACCAAACCTGTTCCAGAAAACCAGTACCCCGAATATCTCAAAACGTCCCTTATTCCAGAATTAGAATATTCAGGAACACGGAAGATCACTAATTTAGTTTCTGATGAAGAATTGAAAAGAGAAGCTCTTTCGGATTCTAGTGACAGTAGCTGGAAGCTTTCTGGTGAATCTTCTCTAGCAAACAATACGGATGATGGATCGCGGGACTGGGTTCCCTCTTCAAGTTTGTCATCAGCTCAGATGAGGGACGACTCTTCCTCATCTCTCAGTTTCGAAATCACTTCAGATTCATCATCGGAATATGACCGTAAACCTTCGTCATCCAGCTCCGCGTCATCGGATTCAAGATCGGAAGCCAAGAACCAATCCTCTGTAAAAAACTCACCTACGACTGATATGTCGTCCTCATCGCTCAcga ACGGAATAGTCCTCCGGAGCTCGAGCAGCACGAGACGTCATCGCCGAAAAAGGTTGCGAATTCATTCAGACGAGGAAATTGAACAGCAAAGTCCCTTGAAACCTGCCACGGTGCCTGCGAGCAACG ATGCAGGAGACGAAGAAATTAAACTAAGCGTGCTTGATGTACAACAAGAGACCAACATACAGCCGCAAATCCTAGCCACTTTTCCGCAGGGCCGTTTTCCTGTCTTGGATGATGCTTTAGCAGAACGTCAGGCAATGGAACAAAAGGTTAAGGAAGCACAAGACAGAATCAACGAAATGCGGACAGAACAGCTTAAGATGGTAGAGACCGATAGTGCCAGTGAAACAGAATTATTGAAactaaaagagagaaaaaacgtTGCCGAGCAACGGTTAATGAAACTCTGCGGTCAAAAGATTGAAGCTGAACTCCAACTTCGAACCGAACAGTGTCAAGAGCTCAAGTTCAGTCTTGCAATGTACGAACCGGGACAAGAATCGGAATTCAACAAGAGTGTCTTAGTAGAAAGTCAAAAACTTGTGTCAAAAACTGTCGTCGAATTAGAAGCTAAACTTACCGAAATTAAAAAAGCCATTGCAGATCTACgagaagaaattgaaattctTGATTGCCAAATGAAGGAGAGCGAAGAGTCACATGCAGGAGCTGCCCAGCTCCTTGAAATCTTTGAAAGTGAAATGTCTGAAAAGGAAACCGAATTGGTTCGTTTGCAAGAAGACTTGGCCAAAT
- the LOC116936335 gene encoding RE1-silencing transcription factor isoform X2 → MKKCCISSCPKPENLVCFDIPKDLERRKEWMININRDPNVLSVTNDDAAAAVCSLHFKQSDYIYLLHGDQTTKRKISEHSVPSVFPWTHDWYSNYTAEMEIAQLNERSSHSTDSQTSIPNMGLPEGEAVQLGNVESLGINTYVAVVENACPDSSANDSNRLSTENRKNLLVKSIQSKSTHQGIQLSTSTSNSTSRVETSEDEDINCFNILSQVHYSCTGCEFKSKDIISLKEHRMKHHPEVQLESANVNRTERKCHETRNSETPIRQCHTQEENKYSSQLPVQAFQCDEKGKKRKSSCVKGPRESKDNHLGQQKHGKETDFGIEVSVVNHSQTSSKNMDPSSALFSKKDSSQPSKRHVRNCYPCTQCSFRTPNARKLKAHVKQNHRVTANTSKEQQSRLSLPKENEMRTSCRAFPGVSQSDLKKRRIKGHLYYFCPAPNCSYRAKDSRRIFHHCQADHDLTIDQNYPCSNSYLKKTMSSSLASSDQEPCGTSKTSDNTGPGRYFCESCNYSVNKKSRLKNHRRRHTENSGYRCSICSYSVPMKRQLTYHVTNHHSEGFSCNLCNYKAKTLTEKNNHHASAHKAATAGKTSSHSSEQLSNSDCDLQHVCSQCSFKTSSRERFDMHEKTHVPDSVGSSTEELDIEDTQKKTTRKMKRKREDSSSSIRTVKLIERLVYQCPHCSFWARAVSSFHQHLMAHEKKTTFKCSHCDFSSRYRTAITKHIKESPKETHRSACWNMTKPVPENQYPEYLKTSLIPELEYSGTRKITNLVSDEELKREALSDSSDSSWKLSGESSLANNTDDGSRDWVPSSSLSSAQMRDDSSSSLSFEITSDSSSEYDRKPSSSSSASSDSRSEAKNQSSVKNSPTTDMSSSSLTNGIVLRSSSSTRRHRRKRLRIHSDEEIEQQSPLKPATVPASNDAGDEEIKLSVLDVQQETNIQPQILATFPQGRFPVLDDALAERQAMEQKVKEAQDRINEMRTEQLKMVETDSASETELLKLKERKNVAEQRLMKLCGQKIEAELQLRTEQCQELKFSLAMYEPGQESEFNKSVLVESQKLVSKTVVELEAKLTEIKKAIADLREEIEILDCQMKESEESHAGAAQLLEIFESEMSEKETELVRLQEDLAKSVSNIRQLVAEERKLIGTRTTMCKEELKRLYMKGLSKIREKERDLLNALDGYVSDKSVSPNVSETI, encoded by the exons atgaaaaaatgttgtATTTCCTCCTGTCCTAAGCCTGAAAATTTGGTTTGTTTTGACATACCAAAAGATCTTGAGAGAAGAAAGGAGTGGATGATCAACATCAACAGAGATCCAAATGTTCTTTCAGTAACAAATGatgatgctgctgctgcagtCTGTTCACTTCATTTTAAACAGAGTGATTACATATATCTTTTGCATGGTGATCAAActactaaaagaaaaatctctGAGCACTCTGTACCATCTGTTTTTCCATGGACACATGACTGGTATAGCAATTATACTGCAGAGATGGAAATTGCACAACTGAATGAAAGATCCTCACATTCAACTGATTCTCAAACTTCAATTCCAAACATGGGGCTCCCAGAGGGGGAGGCAGTTCAGCTGGGGAATGTTGAATCACTTGGCATTAACACTTATGTCGCTGTTGTTGAAAATGCATGTCCTGATTCTTCTGCCAATGATTCAAATAG ATTAAGTACAGAAAATAGGAAAAACTTGTTAGTGAAGTCCATACAGTCAAAGTCTACTCATCAAGGGATACAACTTTCAACATCCACGTCTAATTCGACTTCTCGTGTTGAGACCTCCGAAGACGAAGACATCAATTGTTTTAATATACTGTCCCAGGTCCATTACAGTTGTACAGGCTGTGAATTCAAGAGCAAAGACATTATCTCTCTAAAGGAACATCGGATGAAACATCATCCCGAAGTACAGCTGGAATCCGCTAACGTAAACCGGACGGAGAGGAAGTGTCATGAAACGAGAAATTCCGAAACTCCCATTCGGCAATGTCATAcccaagaagaaaacaaatactCATCTCAATTACCCGTACAAGCCTTTCAATGtgacgaaaaaggaaaaaagcgCAAGTCTTCCTGCGTAAAAGGTCCACGAGAGTCCAAAGATAATCATCTTGGTCAACAAAAGCACGGAAAGGAAACTGATTTCGGGATTGAGGTTTCGGTTgtaaaccattcacaaacaagtAGTAAGAATATGGATCCGTCTTCAGCCTTATTTTCCAAGAAGGATAGTTCACAGCCTTCAAAAAGGCACGTAAGAAACTGTTATCCTTGTACACAGTGTTCATTTCGAACACCAAATGCCAGAAAATTGAAAGCGCATGTGAAACAAAATCATCGCGTAACAGCCAATACTTCAAAAGAACAACAATCGAGACTATCACttccaaaagaaaacgaaatgcGGACGTCTTGCAGGGCATTCCCTGGCGTGAGCCAGTCCGATTTGAAAAAACGCCGAATTAAAGGccatttatattatttttgcCCTGCCCCAAATTGCTCCTACCGAGCGAAGGATTCACGTCGTATTTTCCATCATTGTCAAGCGGACCATGATCTCACAATCGACCAAAATTACCCTTGTTCAAATTCTTATTTGAAAAAGACCATGTCATCATCATTGGCCAGTAGTGATCAAGAGCCATGCGGAACGAGTAAAACATCTGATAATACTGGGCCTGGCCGATACTTCTGTGAGTCATGTAACTATTCTGTCAATAAAAAATCTCGTCTAAAGAACCATAGACGTAGGCATACGGAAAATTCTGGGTATCGCTGTAGCATATGCTCGTACTCAGTTCCAATGAAACGCCAACTTACCTATCACGTAACCAATCACCATTCAGAGGGCTTTTCTTGTAACCTTTGCAATTACAAAGCAAAAACCTTGACTGAAAAGAATAACCATCACGCAAGTGCCCACAAGGCGGCGACTGCTGGGAAAACTTCATCCCATTCATCAGAGCAGCTATCTAATTCAGACTGTGATTTGCAACATGTCTGCTCCCAGTGTTCTTTCAAAACTTCTTCTCGGGAACGATTTGACATGCATGAg AAAACGCACGTGCCCGATTCTGTGGGTTCATCCACGGAGGAATTGGACATTGAGGACactcaaaagaaaacaaccaGAAAG ATGAAAAGGAAACGTGAAGATTCCAGCAGCAGCATTCGGACTGTCAAACTTATCGAACGCCTCGTTTACCAATGTCCTCACTGTAGTTTTTGGGCTCGAGCTGTGTCCAGTTTCCACCAACATCTTATGgcgcacgaaaaaaaaactacattCAAATGTTCCCATTGCGATTTCAGCTCTCGTTATCGCACTGCCATAACCAAACACATTAAGGAAAGCCCGAAGGAAACTCACAGATCAGCTTGCTGGAATATGACCAAACCTGTTCCAGAAAACCAGTACCCCGAATATCTCAAAACGTCCCTTATTCCAGAATTAGAATATTCAGGAACACGGAAGATCACTAATTTAGTTTCTGATGAAGAATTGAAAAGAGAAGCTCTTTCGGATTCTAGTGACAGTAGCTGGAAGCTTTCTGGTGAATCTTCTCTAGCAAACAATACGGATGATGGATCGCGGGACTGGGTTCCCTCTTCAAGTTTGTCATCAGCTCAGATGAGGGACGACTCTTCCTCATCTCTCAGTTTCGAAATCACTTCAGATTCATCATCGGAATATGACCGTAAACCTTCGTCATCCAGCTCCGCGTCATCGGATTCAAGATCGGAAGCCAAGAACCAATCCTCTGTAAAAAACTCACCTACGACTGATATGTCGTCCTCATCGCTCAcga ACGGAATAGTCCTCCGGAGCTCGAGCAGCACGAGACGTCATCGCCGAAAAAGGTTGCGAATTCATTCAGACGAGGAAATTGAACAGCAAAGTCCCTTGAAACCTGCCACGGTGCCTGCGAGCAACG ATGCAGGAGACGAAGAAATTAAACTAAGCGTGCTTGATGTACAACAAGAGACCAACATACAGCCGCAAATCCTAGCCACTTTTCCGCAGGGCCGTTTTCCTGTCTTGGATGATGCTTTAGCAGAACGTCAGGCAATGGAACAAAAGGTTAAGGAAGCACAAGACAGAATCAACGAAATGCGGACAGAACAGCTTAAGATGGTAGAGACCGATAGTGCCAGTGAAACAGAATTATTGAAactaaaagagagaaaaaacgtTGCCGAGCAACGGTTAATGAAACTCTGCGGTCAAAAGATTGAAGCTGAACTCCAACTTCGAACCGAACAGTGTCAAGAGCTCAAGTTCAGTCTTGCAATGTACGAACCGGGACAAGAATCGGAATTCAACAAGAGTGTCTTAGTAGAAAGTCAAAAACTTGTGTCAAAAACTGTCGTCGAATTAGAAGCTAAACTTACCGAAATTAAAAAAGCCATTGCAGATCTACgagaagaaattgaaattctTGATTGCCAAATGAAGGAGAGCGAAGAGTCACATGCAGGAGCTGCCCAGCTCCTTGAAATCTTTGAAAGTGAAATGTCTGAAAAGGAAACCGAATTGGTTCGTTTGCAAGAAGACTTGGCCAAAT